The DNA sequence GGTCGTTCTCCTCACCACCAGCGCGCCCGCTTGTGCAGCGCAGCGACGCTGGCGCCAGTGACACGTCACCGCGCTGAGCGGCGATGCAGTTGCCTTCGCTCATCGGCCCGCCGACGGACACGTCCGCCCGCCCGCTCGCCGTGATGCGGTTGTCGGCGACGCGATTCCCTTTCGCAGGCCAGAAGTTCGCGTCGGCCAACGGCGCGACGATGACACCGTGACCCGCGTGGTGAAAGATGATGTTGTCCTCGACCACGTTCTCGCGCCCGCCGCCGAGCACGATTCCGTTGCCCCAGGCGAGCGGCGAGAGGCCCTTGCCCGGTCCGCTGCGGCTCGAGTTGTCGTGAATGAGGTTGCGGCGGATGGTCGTCGCGCGCTGCGGCGGATACAACTCGGTGTCGAGGGTGTTCGGCACGAGTCCACCGCGGTTGTTGCGCCAGATCGAGTTCACGATGTACAGCTCGTCGCCTGCGTTGGTGCCCGAGTAACCCACGGCGTTGTGCTCGCTGATGACGCGGCGCACCAGCGCGCGGCAGGGAAAGCACTGGCCGATGTAGAACCCGGCGTCGGGCGATCCGCTGGCGTAGGAGTCCTCGAACAATCCGTCCTTCGAATCGAAGGCGTAGATGCCGTAGTCACCGTTGTTGTAGGCGGTGAGGAAGCGGCCGCGGTAGCCCGTGACGCCCGTCCAGAAGAACCCATTGAGCGTCGCGTTGCGCGCGGTGAGGTTCTCGAGTGCCACGCCATCGGCCAAGACGTTGAACCCGTTGGGCCGGATGAACTCGCCGTCGACGATCGTCGTGTTGCGGTCGAGGCCCCGGATCACCAGCGACGGCGTGGTGACGGTGACCTCTTCTCTGTAGATGCCGGGCGCGATGAGGATGAGATCCCCGGGAACCGCCGCATCCACGGCGGCCTGAATGCTCGCGTGTTGCTCCGGCACGCGGCGCACCGTTCCGCTGGCCTGTGCCACCGCCTGCAGCTGGCCCCGCTTGCCTCCCGTGTACTCCGCGTCTCCCACGACCACGGCACCGGCCATGCCGAACCCATCCTTGGTGCCGTGGTACGAGCAGTAGAATTCGTAGACGCCGGCCGCGGCGAGCGTCACGGCCAGCTTGCTGCCCGGCGCGACGGCGGAGGTATCGATCGCCGGCCACTTCGTGGCATCGATCGGCACGATGTTGTGCGGATTGCGCCCGGCGTTCGTGAACGCGACGCCGGCCCCCACCGGAATCCGCACGACTGGTGCGTTGTAGGCGTTGTCGAGCATCTTGACCTGCGTCGCGCCCTGGGTCACAGGATCCGAGCACGCGACGGCACTGAACACCAAGGGAGCAAGGAAGCGGCGCATGCGCGCGAATCTCGCGGATTCTCTTTGCCTTGTCCATCGCCTCGCCTGCGCGGCGCTGCTCGGGATTCCTGGACTCGCAGCGGCGCAGGAAGACTGGCAGGTCGTGCAGCAGTCGGCCCTGTGGGTGAACACCTTCGTCGACCACGCCGTCAGCGATCGGGCCGCCCTCTGGTTCGATGGGCACTGGCGGCGCATGGATCTCGGGGGGCCACCGCAGCAAGTCCTGCTCCGGCCCGGCGTGCAGGTCACGCTCTCGCCGCGCGTCCGGGCGGGCGGTGGTTATGCCTATATCGCCACCGCGCCCTACGGCGAGTCGCCCAACCCGCGGCCCGTGCGCGAGCACCGCCTCTGGCAGCAGGTCTCCGCGTCACACACGTTGCTCAACCTTTCGCTGTCGCACCGCCTCCGAGTGGAACAGCGGTGGAGCGCACCTGTTCTCGCCGACGACGACCTCGGCCCCCTTCGCTACCAGCAGCGCCTCCGCTACGCCGTGCGGGCGCAGCGGCCGGTTGGCGTGCGAACCTATGGCTTTGCGGCCAATGAGTTCTTCCTGCCCGTCGGCCACTCCGAAGGCGCGCAGCGCCGCCTGCAGAATCGCGCGCAACTCGGGCTTGGCCTGCCGCTCGATGACCGGCAACGCATCGAGTTCGGCTATCTGCACCAATGGAATCGCATCACGCCGCGCGAGACGCACGAGTTCAATCACACGCTTGTGCTCTCGTGGGTGTGGACGCAGCGGCCCTAGCGCGTCAGTGCACCTCGAGGTCGCGCGCCGACCGCGCGCGGCCGGCATAGCCCGCCTGCCGCAACTCGGCGAGTAGCCCCACATCATCCGTGCCCCAGTAGAGCTGGTGGTAAAGCAGCAACTGCGTCGGTCGCGCCCGCGTCGCGAGCAGCGCCAGCTCTTCCGTCGACGTGTGTGCGTTCCGGTGGTACCGCTGCCACTCAGGCGGCCGCGTGCGGAGCCGTTCGGCGGAGTACACCTCGTGCACGAGCAGGTCGCAGCCGTTACAGGCGGTCACCACCGCATCGCTCGCGCGCGTGTCGCCGGAGATGACGATGGACCGATCCGGGGCATCGAAGCGATAGCCGAACGCCACCTCCCAATCGCCATGCGGCACGGCGAACGCCGTCACGCGCAGGTTGCCATCATCCAACACGAGCCCCGGCGCGATCTCATGCACCGTGACCTTCCAACCCTCGGTGTTCGCCGGCTCCAGCCCATCGATGCGATTGCGGATGTCTGCCGCATACGCCGCCTGGAGGTGCTCGACCATCGCCTTCGTCCCCGGCGGTCCGTACACGACGAGCGGCACGTTGCGCTCCAGCGTCCACGCGCTCAGGATCACATCGGGCAGTCCCACGGTGTGATCTGAGTGCAGGTGCGTCAGAAACAGCGTGCGTAGCTGCGGCGGTTCTAGGGCCGAAAGTCCGTGGCGCGCGGCGGCAGCGCTCGCGCGACGCACGATACCTGGACCCGCATCGATCAGATACGAGCGCGTCCCTCGCACCACGGCCAGCGCGGGCCCGCTGCGTTCCGGATCGGCGTTCGGCGTGCCGGTGCCGAGGACGACGAGCTTGGTGTCTTGCGCGCCGATGGCAGAGACGCAGAGTCCGAGAAGGCCGAAGGCCCGAGCGACGATTCGCATGCAGCGAATGTCGCTCGGGCCTCCGGCGATGTCGAGCGCTCAGCGCGAGCCGAGTTCGCTGGTGGCGCCGCTGCCGTGGGCGATGAGACGCATGCGGAAGCCGTCCTCCTTGTCCTCGGCGTTCACCGTGTACTGCACCCAGCCACCCGGAACGGTTGGGCTCAGCCACCACTCTTGGCGCCCGCCCGTGCTGCCGAAGTGCACGCGCTTGGCGCTGAACGTCCCGGCAGGCGTCGTCACGTTCTCGGTGCCGACCGTCGCGCCGTCCACGCTCTCCTTCGTCGGGCGCGAGCGGAACATGCCCCAGGCCTGCAGCATCGTCATGTTCTCGGGCACCATCATCTCGTTGGGTTCCTTCTCGCCGGGCATGCGGCCACGCATGCGGACCAGTTCCTGCAGGCCGTCGCCGGCATCCTTGAAGAGGCCTTCGAGCACGATCGTATCGCCGCCCATCACCGACTTGTAGCGCCACCACTCCTTCCCTTCCTCGTCCTTGCTGAGGAAGGCGCGCTCGACGATCGCCTTGTCGTCATCGTCGTTGCCGCCGAGCTCCCAGCGCGTCCACTGGCCGGGCTGGTAGTCTTCGTCGAAGACGTTGGCGCCGGTGCCATACATCATGCCCCAGAGCTGGCCGATGTAGAGCCAGGTGTAGTCGGCCGTCCACTGCCCGGCGGCGGGGACGCCGCCGGTACCGCGCCCAAGGCCGCCGAGCGCGGCTTCGAGCGCCGCGGCATTCACGCCGTAGATGCTGCCGAAGCGTTCGCGACGCGCGTTCACGGCTTCGACCTCCGGTGCCGAGAGGCCCGCGCGGTCGCCGTAGGCGTAGATGCGCTCGAGCCGGATGCCGAGGCGCTGGAACTGCGGCACGGTGAAGTTGCCGGCCTGCGCCGCGGTGCGCGTGGCCTGCTCGCGCAGCGCGGTCTTCTCGCGTTCGATGTCCGATTCGTTATTGGCGCCGCAGCGCGCGCGGATGCCGGCGCGGGCGGCGAGTGCACCGAGGCGGCTACGCGTCGCGGAACCGGCGGCTTCGAACGCGATCTTGCACTCGCGGAAGCGGCGGATGCGCTGGTCGATCTCGCGGAGCTTGGGGTCGAGCGCGGCGATCTCCTCGCGCTCCTTGTCGTACGACGTCACGTAGCGATCGAGGACGTCGGTGGTGAGCGTGATCTCCTGCGCGACCGAAGCGGTGGCGGTCAGCAGCAAGGAAGCGACGACGACAGCGGTACGGCGGAACATGTGCGTCAGGTCCGTTGGGGTGGGGGTGCTAAGTTGCACCATGCGGCGTGCTGGCGACAGCACCCGGCGAATCCCCTACGGAGAGTTCCATGCGTCGTTTCGCGGTCCTTGCGGTTCTCCCGGTTCTCGCGCTGTTGGCGCCCAATCTCGCGGCCCAGGATCACCAGCACACGCCCGGGATGCAGCATCCGGCGGCGGGTCCGCAGCCCAAGGAGGGCGGTCAGGCGGCGTTCGCCGCCATCGCCGAAATCGTGAGGCTGCTCGACGCCGATCCGCGTACCGACTGGAGCAAGGTGAACGTCGAGGCGCTGCGGCAGCATCTCATCGACATGGATGAGGTGACGATGCGGGCAGACGTGCGCGCCGAGGAGGTCCAGGGCGGCGCGGCATTCATTGTCACGGGCAGCGGGCGCACATTGGAGGCCATCCGCCGCATGACGCGCTCGCGCGCGGCGACCGGCACGGCGGACGGCTCGGTGCGAATGAGCGTGAGCGACGTGGACGGCGGTGTGCGCTTCGTCGCGCTAGCCGGCAACCCGACGGATGCGCGCGCGGTCGCGCGCATCCGTGGGCTGGGGTTCATCGGGGTCGTGGCGCTCGGCGACCACCACGCGCCGCATCACCTGGGCATCGCCAACGGCACGATGACCGGGATGCACGGGCACTAGCTCAACGCACCAACGGCTTGTACTTGAGCCGATGCGGCTGGTCCGCATCCGGCCCCTTCCGACGCTTGAGATCCTCGATGTAGCTCTGGTAGTTGCCCTCGTACCACACCACTTCCGAGTCGCCCTCGAAGGCGAGGATGTGCGTGGCCACGCGGTCGAGGAACCAGCGGTCGTGCGAGATGATCACCGCGCAGCCGGAGAAATCGAGCAGCGCTTCCTCCAGCGCACGCAGCGTATCGACGTCGAGGTCGTTGGTGGGTTCGTCGAGCAGGAGCAGGTTGCCGCCCTGCATCACCGTCTTGGCGAGGTGCAGGCGATTCCGCTCGCCGCCCGAGAGGTTCGCGACGAGCTTCTGCTGGTCGGCGCCCTTGAAGTTGAAGCTCGACGCATAGGCGCGGCTGTTGAGCTCCTTCTTGCCGACCGTGATCAACTCGCGGCCGCCGGAGATCTCTTCCCACAGCGTGCGCTTGCCTTCCAACGTGCGGTGCTGGTCCTGGTACGAGATCACCACCGTCTCGCCGATCGTGAGCTCGCCGCCGTCGGGCTTCTCGAGGCCGTTGATCATGCGGAACAGCGTCGTCTTGCCGGCACCGTTGGGGCCGATGATGCCGACGATGCCCGCGCGCGGCAAGTCGAAGTTCAGGTTGTCGAACAGCAGCTTGTCGCCGAAGGCCTTCTTGAGGCCCTTGGCGCGCACCACGTCGTTGCCGAGGCGCGGTGCCGGTGGAATCACGATCTCGTTCTGCATCACGCGATCGTTCTGCGCCTCGCTGGCCAGCTGCTCATAGGCCTGCAAACGCGCCTTGCTCTTGGCCTGCCGTGCCTTCGGCGACATGCGCACCCACTCGAGCTCCTTCTGCAGCGTCTTCTGCCGCGCGCTGGCCTGCTTCTCCTCCAGCGCCAGCCGCTGCTGCTTCTGCTCAAGCCAGCCGGAATAGTTGCCCTCGTAGGGCACGCCCTTGCCGCGGTCGAGCTCGAGGATCCACTTCGCGACGTTATCCAGGAAGTAGCGATCGTGCGTGATCGCCACGACCGTGCCCGGGAACGTCTCGAGGAAGTGCTCCAGCCACGCCACGCTCTCCGCATCGAGGTGGTTCGTCGGCTCGTCCAGCAGCAGCATATCGGGCTCTTCGAGCAGCACCTTGCAGAGGGCCACGCGACGCTTCTCGCCGCCCGAGAGGTTCGTCACGGGCGAATCGGACGGCGGCAGGCGCAGCGCGTCCATGGCCACGTCGATCTTGTTGTCGAGATTCCAGAGGTCGTGCTGGTCGATGTACTCCTGCAGCTTCGCCTGCCGGTCCATCAACTTGTCGAAGTCCGCATCGGGCTCGGCAAACTTCGCGGAGATCTCATTGAACTCGTTCAGCGCGTCGCGCTGCGCCTTCACGGCGAGCTCCACGTTGCCGCGCACGTCGAGCTTGGGGTCCAGCTCAGGCTCCTGCGGCAGGTACCCGATGCGCGTGCCCTTGTGCGCCCAGGCTTCGCCTTGGAATTCCGTGTCGACCCCGGCCATGATGCGCAGCAGCGAGGACTTACCCGCGCCGTTGGGGCCGAGGACGCCGATCTTGGCGCCGGGATAGAACGAAAGCCAGATATCGTCGAGGATGATGCGCGAAGGCGGGATCACCTTCTTCAGCGCCTTCATCACATAGATGAACTGCGGGGCCACGCGGAGCGTCTCCTGATCGGGAAAAACCAAACGGCTGGATGCGCACCCGCGCATCCAGCCGTGAAAGATAGTGCCCTCCCGCGGGTCGCCGAGGGCGGCGACCCGTGCCCCCGTCAGACCACGCGTGCCAGGAGAACGATGGCCGCGAGCCCAACCGCGAGCGGCATCCAGGCCGCTTCGAGGGTGCTGGTCAACGCGTCATAGATTCCACGGATGCGGCTGAACACGGGTCGGCTCCTGAGAAGGGACGTGACGACGTACATGGCAAAGACGCGCAGGGGGCGCCTTTGGTTTCCTTGTGCTACCCCACTGCTCGCCCTCTCGGTCACGCTCGGGCTGCCCGCCGGCGCCCAGGCGCGCCAAGACAGTGCAGCGTACCGCTTCCAACCGACGTTGGCTGTGTCCGAGGTCACATCCGCGACGCCGGGCGCGACGGTGGCCCTGGTCGCCGGTGTGCACGGCGGCAAGGTGGCCGCCATCCACGCGCTCGACGTGCTGCGCGGGGAGCTGACCGGCCGCCTCCTCCGCGGCCGCGTGCTGCTGGTCGGCCCGGCGAACATGGCGGGGTACCTCGCGGGCCTCGCGCAGATCTCCCCGCACGACTCGCTGAACCTGAATCGCGTGTTCCCCGGCCGTGCCGACGGCCGCCCGACGGAGGCGCTGGCCGCGAAGATCATGCGCGATATAGTATCGCGAAGCGACTATCTCGTGGACCTGCACGGATCGGACGGCGACGAGGCGGTCGGACGCTTCGCCTATGCGGCGCGGCCAGGCGTGGATCCACGGGTCGACAGCGCGGCCAAGGCGTTGGCCGAGGCCTGGGGCACGCCAGTCATCGTCTGGGACGACGCCGGCCCGCGGACCTTGGCCGAAGCCCGGTTCCTGCAGACCGCGGCACACCTGAGCGGCGTACCGGCCATCACCGTGTTCGAGGCGGGCGCCACGCGCGAAGACAGCGCCGCCACGGCGGCTTTCGTGCGCGGTTCCCTCGCCACCCTCCGCAGCCTCGGCGTCCTCGGCGCCGACAGCGGCGTGGGGGCCGTGGTCGGCCCGCCGGCCCCCGCCACCGCCGCGCCCTCCCGGCTCTTCGCCCGGCGTGCCGTCAGCATCGCGCCCGCGGCCGGGCGCTGGGAACCGGCCGTCGCGCCGGGGGCCGGCGTCGCCGCCGACGAACTCTTGGGCCAGTTCACGAGTTCTACTGGCGAGCGTCAGCCGATCCGTGCCGCCGAGGCCGGGTTAGTGTTACATCAGCGGAAGGCGGGCGACGTGACAGCCGGCACCGCGCTCATCATTGCTGCCGTCGCACCACATCCCGTCCCGCCACCTCGTCCTTGATGGACTTCACCGGCCTCTCCGCCCAGCTGTCCTCGAGCCCGCTCACTGCGGTCGGGCTCGTGTTCCTGGCCGGCGTGTTGACGAGCCTGAATCCCTGCATCTATCCGATGATCCCGATCACGGCGGCGATCGTCGGGGGGCAGACATTGGGCGAGACGAAGCCGCCGCGCTTCCGCACGCTGCTGCTGACGATGGCGTATGTGGTCGGGCTCGCGGCGGTGTACTCCACGCTCGGCATCATCGCGGGCGTGACCGGCACGATGTTCGGCACGATCAGCACGAACCCGTGGCTGTACTTCGCCATGGCCAACGTGCTGATCCTCTCGGCCTTGATGATGTTCGACGTGCTGCCCGTGCCGATTCCCGCATCGCTGCAGGCGCGAGCGGCGACGGCGGGCACGGCGGGCCGCGTGGGAGGCGCGCTCATCATGGGCGCCATGTCGGGCTTGGTGGCGGCACCCTGCGGCGCGCCGGTGATGGCGGCCATTCTCACCTGGGTCGGCAGCCAAGGGAGCCCGGCGCTCGGTTTCGTGTATCTCTTGGTGTTCTCGCTCGGGATGTGCACGCTGCTCGTGGTCGTGGGTCTCTCGAGCGGTGCGCTGGCGCGCCTCCCGCGCGCGGGCAACTGGATGAATTGGATCAAGAAGGGGTTCGGCGTCGTGATGATCGCGGTGGCCGAGTACTATCTCATCGAAATGGGGAAATTGGTGTTCTGATGCGTACGCTCTCGATGTTCCGTCGCGCCCTCGGCGCGCTTCTGCTGCTTGGCGCGTCGTCCGTCGCCGCGCAGGACACCGGCCTTCCGATCGGCACGGTCGGCCCGGCCGCCGCGCTGGAGACGCTGGACGGCACCGCCGCCAACCTCAGCAGCGTGGTCGGCGGCGGCAAGCCGACGCTGATCGAGTTCTGGGCCACGTGGTGCCCGAACTGCCGCCAGCTCGAACCGGCGCTCGATGCCGCGCAGCGGCGCTACGGCAACCAAGTGCGCTTCGTCGGCGTCGCGGTCAGCGTGAACCAGTCGTCGGAGCGCGTGAAGCGCTACGTGACCGAGCATCTGCGCGGCTTCACGCATTTCTACGACCGGCGCGGCCAGGCGGTGACCAACTACGACGTGCCGGCGACGAGCTACGTGGTCATCCTCGACAAGGACGGCAAGGTCGTCTACGGCGGCGTGGGCGGCGATCAGGACATCGCGCGGGCGCTGGCATCGGTGGTTCGGTAAGCCGTCGAACTACCTTGCCACAGAGGCACAGAGGCACAGAGTTCTTCACAGAGAACAGCACCGTAAGAACAGGGGGTCCGCACCGAGCCATCGGCGCGGCCCCCTGAAGCTTTTCAGTCGCGTTTCCTGTCTCCGCGATGAGGAGTAGTTGCCGTTCTCCGTGCAACCTCTGTGTCTCCGTGCCTCTGTGGCAGCCGTTGCCCGTGCCGTCAGCCGCGCAGGAGCAGCTGGAACAGTAGCGTCGGCGGCTGCGGCTCCCGCGTGTGATACACCTTGAGCGTGCGCACCGTGAATGGCTCGTCGATCCGCACGGCCATCATCTTGCGCAACTTCTCCTGCGTCAGCTCGGGATACAGGTTCAGCGTGCAGTGCGGCGTGAACGGCCAGCGCGCCGGTTGGAACGGCAACCCGCACTGCTTGATGGCCTCGTGCAGCGCCCGCAGCGGGCCGTGCGGATCGAGGCGCAGCGACACGATGTTGCGCCCGATGAAGCGCTCCGGCGGCCCGAAGCTCAGCGTGATCGGCGCGGTGCGCGCGGCCACCGGCTCGAGCTTCTCGCGCATCAGCGCCACCGGCGTATCCGGCGGCAACGGCCCGGCTCCTGAGGATCCTGTGAGCGTGATGTGCGGCGGCAACGCCCGCGCCATCTTCGGGTCGAATTCCATTTGCAGCGCGTGCACGCGCTCGGCGAGCGCGCCTTCCAGCTCCGTCGTGATGAAGATCCCGTTCACCGGAAGCTGGCCGAGAACCCCACGCCGACGCCGCCCTGCCGCGACGAGAGCACGGGCTTGAGAAAGAACCCGTCGATGGGATCCGCCGCGCGCGTCGCATGCCAGCGATGGATTGCCGCGGCCGTCACGCTGCCGATGCCGGCCCCCGTGACGACGTCGCTGAGCCAGTGCCGGTCGTCGTGCATGCGGCCGTACGCGGTCGCCACGGCGCCGCTGTAGACCAAGATGCCGACGAGGCGCGCGTGCTGCGGGGCGCGACGCCTCACTTCGAGGTGCACAGCCGTGGCGAACGCGAACGCCGCCGTCGCGTGCCCCGACGGTACGGACTGATAGTCCCCACCCTCCCGCATGCCGCGCAGCCATGCGAAGCTCGCCGGGTCGTCCGGCGAGATCTCCGGACGCTTGCGGCCCGCGAGGCCCTTGATCGTGGCCGTCACGAGGCCGCTCACGCCGATGGCCTCGAGCCCGCGGAAACCGCTCGCCGCGATCACGGGACGCTTTGCCAGCAACCCGCCGCCGTAGAGCGCGGCGCTCAATGCCATCACGCCCGGCGAGCCATAGGGATTCCCGAAGCCGGCGATGCCGTCGAGCACAGCGGACCCCTGCGGTCCGCTGCCGCGCACCGCGTCGCGCGCCGATTGGTCGGCGAAGTACGCCAGCCCGCCCGCGGCGAACGCCACCGCAAAGCCACGGAGCTCCGGCGCCCCGAACGCCGGTGAAGGGCGCGGCGCGGAATCCGCAGGAGCGGCTTGGGCACCGAGGGCAGCGGCACTCAGCGGCCAGACGAGGGCGAGCAGGAGGCGGAGGCGATTCACGTTGCCTAGTTTAGCTATGTGCCATCCCCGTACACCATCCGTCCGTTCGCATCGCACACCGACCGCGCCCAGTGCGTGGCGTTGCAGGAACTCACCTGGGGCCAGGGCTTCACCGAGAAGATTCCCGCCGCCATGCTGCTCGTCGCGCAGAAGACGGGCGGCGTCTGCGCCGGCGCCTTCGACGCCGACGGACGCATGCTCGGCTTCGTGTTCGGCGTCACCGGTGTGCAGGACGGGGAGCTCATGCATTGGTCCGACATGCTGGCGGTGCATCCCGACGCCCGCGGCCAGCACCTCGGCGAGCAGCTTAAGGCCTTCCAGCGCGACCACTGCCGCGCGCTGGGCATCAAGCACATCTATTGGACGTATGATCCGCTCGTCGCACGCAACGCGCACCTGAACCTCGCGCGCATGGGCGCACGCGTGCGCGAGTTCGTGCCGGCCATGTATGGCGAAGGCACGAACTCGCCGCTGCAGGGCGACATGCCGACCGACCGTTTCGTGGTGGCTTGGGCAGTGGATCCCGTCGATGCGGCGGCGCCGCTCCATGGCCTGCCTGCGGAGGCCGTGCAAGCCGTCGATGCCGCCGGCAATCCCGCCGCCGCGTGGCCGGACGCAACGCACGTCGTCGTGCGCGCCCCGCGCGACATCACCGCACTCGCCGCCACCGATCTCGACGCCGCGCGGCGTTGGCGCTTCGGCACGCGCGCTGCCTTTCAGCACTACCTCGGCCACGGCTATCACGTGGCCGGCTTCGTCGCCGATGATGACGGCGGCAGTTACCTGATTTCCCGGACGGCCCCGTGATCCGACTCGACCGCATCGTCCTCCGCGAAATCCGGCTGCCGCTGCGCGAGCCGTTCCGCATCTCGTCCGGCGAGATGCGCGAGCGTCGGATCTTGCTGCTCGAACTCTTTGACGCTGCCGGTGCACATGCATGGGCCGAATGCGTCGTGGATGACGCGCCCAACTACTCGTCGGAAACCATCGACACCGCGTGGCCGACGATCGTGCGCTGGCTCGCGCCGCGGCTCCTCGGCGCATCGGTCGCGCACACCGACGTGCACGCGCTGCTCGAGCGCGACGTGCGTGGGCACAACATGGCCAAGGCCGCCCTCGAGATGGGCTGTTGGAATCTCGCGGCGCTGGAGGCCGGCCTGCCACTCGCGCGCCTCCTCGGCGGCACGCGCACGGAGATCGCCACCGGCATTTCGCTCGGCATCCAGCGCGACATCCACACGCTCGTGGCCAAGGCGACCGAATCGCTGGCTGCGGGGTACCAGAAGGTGAAGATCAAGATTGCGCCCGGCCGCGACGTCGAGTGGGTGGCCGCGGTGCGCCACGCCGTCGGTGACGATGCGCATCTCATGGCCGACGCCAACAACGCCTACACGCTCGCCGATGCCGACCGGCTCGCGCAGCTGGATGCGCTGCACCTGATGATGATCGAACAACCGCTGGCCCACGACGACCTCGTGCGGCATGCGGAGCTGCAGCGCCGGCTCCGCACGCCGCTCTGCCTCGACGAATCCATCACCTCGCTCGAGCGTGCGCAGGACATGCACACGCTGCGGGCGGGGCGCATCGTGAACATCAAGCCGGGCCGCGTCGGCGGCTTCGCGCAGAGCGTCGCCATCCATGATTTCTGCGAGGAACACGGCATCCCCGTGTGGTGCGGCGGCATGCTCGAGAGCGGCATCGGCCGCGCGTACAACGTTGCGCTGGCCTCACTGCCCAACTTCACCCTGCCGGGCGATCTCTCACCCAGCGCTCGCTACTGGACGCAGGACGTCGTCACACCCGAATGGACCATGGACGCCCACGGAATGGTGCGTGTCCCGCTTGACGCCCCGGGACTCGGTGTCGCCGTGGACGACGCCCGCATCCGCGCACTGACC is a window from the Pseudogemmatithrix spongiicola genome containing:
- a CDS encoding right-handed parallel beta-helix repeat-containing protein, producing the protein MRRFLAPLVFSAVACSDPVTQGATQVKMLDNAYNAPVVRIPVGAGVAFTNAGRNPHNIVPIDATKWPAIDTSAVAPGSKLAVTLAAAGVYEFYCSYHGTKDGFGMAGAVVVGDAEYTGGKRGQLQAVAQASGTVRRVPEQHASIQAAVDAAVPGDLILIAPGIYREEVTVTTPSLVIRGLDRNTTIVDGEFIRPNGFNVLADGVALENLTARNATLNGFFWTGVTGYRGRFLTAYNNGDYGIYAFDSKDGLFEDSYASGSPDAGFYIGQCFPCRALVRRVISEHNAVGYSGTNAGDELYIVNSIWRNNRGGLVPNTLDTELYPPQRATTIRRNLIHDNSSRSGPGKGLSPLAWGNGIVLGGGRENVVEDNIIFHHAGHGVIVAPLADANFWPAKGNRVADNRITASGRADVSVGGPMSEGNCIAAQRGDVSLAPASLRCTSGRAGGEENDLTPTLALALRIWRLNSVTYPDWKTQPIPPPQPTMPAPESAPAVPAVGEFDRVRADTAGVPMPAAWDSLFAAAQALPLPGPAPRLARVQALLPLSPLRLLAFAVLVLAAALTLRRARRTNAPTARARLALRSLLAVAALWVGLAVTIASLYSGI
- a CDS encoding DUF2490 domain-containing protein; protein product: MRANLADSLCLVHRLACAALLGIPGLAAAQEDWQVVQQSALWVNTFVDHAVSDRAALWFDGHWRRMDLGGPPQQVLLRPGVQVTLSPRVRAGGGYAYIATAPYGESPNPRPVREHRLWQQVSASHTLLNLSLSHRLRVEQRWSAPVLADDDLGPLRYQQRLRYAVRAQRPVGVRTYGFAANEFFLPVGHSEGAQRRLQNRAQLGLGLPLDDRQRIEFGYLHQWNRITPRETHEFNHTLVLSWVWTQRP
- a CDS encoding MBL fold metallo-hydrolase, with translation MRIVARAFGLLGLCVSAIGAQDTKLVVLGTGTPNADPERSGPALAVVRGTRSYLIDAGPGIVRRASAAAARHGLSALEPPQLRTLFLTHLHSDHTVGLPDVILSAWTLERNVPLVVYGPPGTKAMVEHLQAAYAADIRNRIDGLEPANTEGWKVTVHEIAPGLVLDDGNLRVTAFAVPHGDWEVAFGYRFDAPDRSIVISGDTRASDAVVTACNGCDLLVHEVYSAERLRTRPPEWQRYHRNAHTSTEELALLATRARPTQLLLYHQLYWGTDDVGLLAELRQAGYAGRARSARDLEVH
- the ettA gene encoding energy-dependent translational throttle protein EttA, coding for MAPQFIYVMKALKKVIPPSRIILDDIWLSFYPGAKIGVLGPNGAGKSSLLRIMAGVDTEFQGEAWAHKGTRIGYLPQEPELDPKLDVRGNVELAVKAQRDALNEFNEISAKFAEPDADFDKLMDRQAKLQEYIDQHDLWNLDNKIDVAMDALRLPPSDSPVTNLSGGEKRRVALCKVLLEEPDMLLLDEPTNHLDAESVAWLEHFLETFPGTVVAITHDRYFLDNVAKWILELDRGKGVPYEGNYSGWLEQKQQRLALEEKQASARQKTLQKELEWVRMSPKARQAKSKARLQAYEQLASEAQNDRVMQNEIVIPPAPRLGNDVVRAKGLKKAFGDKLLFDNLNFDLPRAGIVGIIGPNGAGKTTLFRMINGLEKPDGGELTIGETVVISYQDQHRTLEGKRTLWEEISGGRELITVGKKELNSRAYASSFNFKGADQQKLVANLSGGERNRLHLAKTVMQGGNLLLLDEPTNDLDVDTLRALEEALLDFSGCAVIISHDRWFLDRVATHILAFEGDSEVVWYEGNYQSYIEDLKRRKGPDADQPHRLKYKPLVR
- a CDS encoding succinylglutamate desuccinylase/aspartoacylase domain-containing protein, which produces MSEVTSATPGATVALVAGVHGGKVAAIHALDVLRGELTGRLLRGRVLLVGPANMAGYLAGLAQISPHDSLNLNRVFPGRADGRPTEALAAKIMRDIVSRSDYLVDLHGSDGDEAVGRFAYAARPGVDPRVDSAAKALAEAWGTPVIVWDDAGPRTLAEARFLQTAAHLSGVPAITVFEAGATREDSAATAAFVRGSLATLRSLGVLGADSGVGAVVGPPAPATAAPSRLFARRAVSIAPAAGRWEPAVAPGAGVAADELLGQFTSSTGERQPIRAAEAGLVLHQRKAGDVTAGTALIIAAVAPHPVPPPRP
- a CDS encoding cytochrome c biogenesis protein CcdA; protein product: MDFTGLSAQLSSSPLTAVGLVFLAGVLTSLNPCIYPMIPITAAIVGGQTLGETKPPRFRTLLLTMAYVVGLAAVYSTLGIIAGVTGTMFGTISTNPWLYFAMANVLILSALMMFDVLPVPIPASLQARAATAGTAGRVGGALIMGAMSGLVAAPCGAPVMAAILTWVGSQGSPALGFVYLLVFSLGMCTLLVVVGLSSGALARLPRAGNWMNWIKKGFGVVMIAVAEYYLIEMGKLVF
- a CDS encoding TlpA family protein disulfide reductase, with protein sequence MRTLSMFRRALGALLLLGASSVAAQDTGLPIGTVGPAAALETLDGTAANLSSVVGGGKPTLIEFWATWCPNCRQLEPALDAAQRRYGNQVRFVGVAVSVNQSSERVKRYVTEHLRGFTHFYDRRGQAVTNYDVPATSYVVILDKDGKVVYGGVGGDQDIARALASVVR
- a CDS encoding 2'-5' RNA ligase family protein; protein product: MNGIFITTELEGALAERVHALQMEFDPKMARALPPHITLTGSSGAGPLPPDTPVALMREKLEPVAARTAPITLSFGPPERFIGRNIVSLRLDPHGPLRALHEAIKQCGLPFQPARWPFTPHCTLNLYPELTQEKLRKMMAVRIDEPFTVRTLKVYHTREPQPPTLLFQLLLRG